In Oligoflexia bacterium, a single genomic region encodes these proteins:
- the mreC gene encoding rod shape-determining protein MreC, whose translation MNKPLRIAIAIFLVSYLGIQIISVGLQKKQNLGFIEKSIIFISLPLQKAAGHLVDKITSTFKYYVFLTNTAKENDQLKKQIDLLQSKIKKNDELLFEAERLRDLLSIEPLRDYVVLGARRVALGASPNQRMIRLAKGRAFGVEKGMPVVHSRGLVGLVLESSIRHSDVLVLSDKTSVVDVINQRTRRRALLRGYKIDQLKSEYFSATEDVKVGDIFITSGLDDVYPKGLPIGFVSEVQEKNDDLFLDVYVKTYVDYFHIEEVGVVVSEE comes from the coding sequence GTGAATAAGCCCCTAAGAATTGCTATAGCTATCTTCCTTGTCAGTTATTTGGGTATTCAAATTATTTCTGTTGGTTTGCAAAAAAAACAAAATTTAGGTTTTATTGAAAAGTCCATTATATTCATAAGTCTGCCTTTGCAAAAAGCGGCTGGTCATTTAGTGGATAAAATAACTTCAACATTTAAATATTATGTTTTTCTTACCAACACCGCTAAAGAAAATGATCAATTAAAAAAACAAATTGACCTATTACAGTCTAAAATTAAAAAAAATGATGAGTTATTATTTGAAGCTGAAAGATTACGTGACCTTTTAAGTATAGAACCCTTAAGAGACTATGTAGTTTTGGGGGCAAGAAGGGTAGCTTTAGGGGCATCACCTAACCAAAGAATGATTCGCTTAGCTAAAGGTAGAGCATTCGGCGTAGAAAAAGGTATGCCAGTGGTTCATTCACGTGGCTTAGTGGGATTGGTTTTAGAAAGTTCCATTCGTCATAGTGATGTGCTTGTGCTTTCAGATAAAACAAGCGTTGTTGATGTAATTAATCAAAGAACAAGAAGAAGGGCTCTGTTAAGAGGCTATAAAATTGACCAATTAAAATCAGAATATTTTTCCGCAACAGAAGATGTAAAAGTGGGAGATATATTTATTACATCAGGTTTAGATGATGTTTATCCTAAAGGGCTGCCAATTGGATTTGTTTCTGAGGTTCAGGAAAAAAATGATGACTTGTTTTTAGATGTATATGTTAAAACTTACGTTGACTATTTTCATATAGAAGAAGTTGGTGTAGTCGTTAGCGAAGAATGA
- a CDS encoding rod shape-determining protein: MVFDQFIGFFSNDLAIDLGTANTLVYMKGRGIVINEPSVVAVSMDGRKRKKVVAVGKEAKEMLGRTPGSIVAVRPMKDGVIADFEITGAMLKHFIARAHNRNSWVRPRIIICVPFGITDVERRAVKESATAAGAREVYLIDEPMAAAIGAGLSITEPSGNMIVDIGGGTTEVAVISLSGIVYSQSVRMAGDKMEEAITQFLKRKYNILVGSRTAEEVKLTLGSAYCIEGEEETMEVKGRDLVSGIPKTMTISSEEIRHALKECLKVIVDAIKIALEKTPPELAADIVDKGIVLTGGGALLKNIDAMIREETNLPVMVAEDPLTSVVIGSGKVLDDDRLMAVVTSV, from the coding sequence GTGGTATTTGATCAGTTTATAGGTTTTTTTTCAAATGATTTAGCTATTGATTTAGGAACAGCCAATACTTTGGTTTACATGAAGGGCCGGGGCATTGTTATCAATGAACCTTCGGTGGTTGCTGTTTCTATGGATGGTAGAAAACGCAAAAAAGTTGTAGCAGTAGGTAAAGAGGCCAAAGAAATGTTAGGCCGTACACCAGGCTCAATTGTTGCCGTTAGACCCATGAAAGATGGAGTGATTGCGGACTTTGAGATTACTGGAGCCATGTTAAAACACTTTATTGCCCGTGCCCATAATCGTAATTCTTGGGTTAGACCTAGAATTATTATTTGTGTGCCGTTTGGTATTACAGATGTGGAGCGTAGAGCTGTAAAAGAGTCAGCAACAGCAGCAGGTGCGCGCGAAGTTTATTTAATTGACGAACCCATGGCAGCAGCCATTGGAGCCGGACTTTCAATAACTGAACCTTCCGGCAATATGATTGTTGATATTGGTGGAGGCACCACTGAAGTTGCGGTTATATCGCTTTCTGGTATTGTTTACTCGCAGTCAGTCAGAATGGCTGGGGATAAGATGGAAGAAGCCATCACCCAATTTTTAAAGCGCAAGTACAATATTTTAGTGGGTTCAAGGACAGCTGAAGAAGTTAAACTGACTTTAGGTTCAGCATACTGCATTGAGGGTGAAGAAGAAACCATGGAAGTAAAAGGAAGAGATTTGGTTTCAGGGATTCCAAAAACGATGACCATTTCTTCAGAAGAAATAAGACATGCACTAAAAGAATGCCTTAAAGTTATAGTTGATGCCATTAAAATTGCTTTAGAAAAAACACCACCAGAATTGGCTGCAGATATTGTTGATAAAGGCATTGTTCTGACGGGTGGTGGAGCTTTGTTAAAAAATATTGATGCAATGATTAGAGAAGAAACAAACCTGCCTGTTATGGTTGCAGAAGATCCCTTAACATCTGTTGTGATTGGTTCAGGGAAAGTTTTAGATGATGATCGTTTAATGGCAGTGGTAACCAGTGTTTAA
- the mrdA gene encoding penicillin-binding protein 2: MQLSEDNRKEFFEIRIYICIAVFLVLFFLILARVWHLQIFNGKRWRVFSEANRIELKKIPAVRGKIVDRNGVILAKSSPSFDLMINAQKLSNADKERILVFLGDVFDWSTEKKETVRNKIERNSNQSKITLERDITFDQMSKILTHQYDLHGVNIDYEPTRVYPYGVLASHILGYLGEIGKKELNRMKEDEGTADNRQYGLGDYWGVYGIEKKHENVLRGKHGTLPVVEDARGRELSDEKAYDLLPSFQEQKPISGQDVKLSIDSRLQKVFEDAFLKHESGAAVLLNIETGEILAMLSYPNFKPQEFARGVSTQYWQEINKNNLNPMYNRAVKGVYPPGSTFKMITAHAALEEKVIGPEDKIFCPGYYRLGREVKRCWNRGGHGWMNAKNAIKHSCDVYFYEVGRRLGIDKIAEYARKYDLGQVTGIQYQPEAKGLVPDSKWKRKVYEQPWVAGETLSVAIGQGYLQTSVLQMARMVGGLAKGYLVTPSLEYMEINQKVNRKKVDLPNEIQEIILQGMYDVVNTPGGTAYWGGRSNKIEIAGKTGTAQVVSFRAKKQLEDHAWYVAYAPAQDPKVAAAIIVEHGGHGGAVAAPIIKKVMDAYKEYYIDE; the protein is encoded by the coding sequence TTGCAACTTTCTGAGGACAATCGCAAAGAGTTTTTTGAAATACGTATTTATATTTGTATTGCGGTATTTTTAGTTTTATTTTTTTTGATTTTAGCACGTGTTTGGCATTTACAAATTTTTAATGGCAAGCGATGGCGAGTCTTTTCTGAAGCCAATAGAATAGAGTTAAAAAAAATCCCCGCTGTAAGAGGTAAAATAGTAGATCGAAATGGAGTCATTTTAGCAAAAAGTAGCCCATCATTTGATTTGATGATTAATGCACAAAAACTATCAAACGCTGACAAGGAGCGAATACTTGTTTTTTTAGGAGATGTTTTTGATTGGTCTACAGAAAAAAAAGAAACAGTAAGAAATAAAATAGAGCGCAATAGTAATCAGTCAAAAATCACACTTGAACGTGATATTACATTCGATCAAATGAGCAAAATTTTGACCCATCAATATGATCTGCATGGAGTTAATATTGATTATGAGCCAACAAGGGTTTATCCATATGGAGTTCTGGCCAGTCACATTCTAGGTTATTTAGGTGAAATAGGAAAAAAAGAACTCAATAGAATGAAAGAGGATGAGGGTACTGCGGACAATCGTCAATATGGTTTGGGTGATTATTGGGGTGTTTATGGTATTGAAAAAAAACATGAAAATGTTTTAAGAGGTAAACACGGGACATTACCTGTTGTTGAAGATGCTCGTGGCAGAGAGTTAAGTGATGAAAAAGCATACGATTTGTTACCCTCCTTTCAAGAGCAAAAGCCAATTTCTGGGCAAGATGTAAAGTTGAGTATAGATAGTCGTTTGCAAAAAGTTTTTGAAGATGCTTTTTTAAAGCATGAATCTGGTGCAGCCGTTTTACTCAATATTGAGACGGGTGAGATTTTGGCCATGCTCAGTTATCCAAACTTTAAACCACAAGAGTTTGCCCGAGGTGTATCAACGCAATATTGGCAAGAGATCAATAAAAACAACTTAAATCCAATGTACAATAGAGCGGTTAAAGGCGTATATCCCCCTGGATCAACATTTAAAATGATCACAGCCCATGCTGCTTTGGAAGAAAAAGTTATTGGGCCAGAAGATAAGATATTTTGTCCCGGTTATTATCGTTTAGGAAGAGAAGTTAAACGTTGTTGGAATAGAGGGGGGCACGGTTGGATGAATGCAAAAAATGCAATAAAGCATTCTTGTGATGTGTATTTTTATGAAGTTGGTCGTCGTTTAGGAATAGATAAGATTGCTGAATATGCCAGAAAATATGACCTTGGTCAGGTCACGGGTATTCAATATCAACCAGAAGCAAAAGGTTTGGTTCCTGATTCTAAATGGAAACGAAAAGTATATGAGCAGCCATGGGTAGCTGGCGAAACCCTTTCAGTAGCAATAGGGCAAGGCTATTTGCAAACATCTGTATTGCAAATGGCAAGGATGGTTGGAGGTTTGGCTAAAGGGTACTTGGTAACACCCAGTTTAGAGTACATGGAGATAAACCAAAAGGTAAACAGAAAGAAGGTTGACCTTCCTAATGAGATTCAAGAGATTATTCTACAAGGGATGTATGATGTTGTTAACACACCCGGTGGTACAGCCTATTGGGGAGGAAGAAGTAATAAAATAGAAATTGCGGGTAAAACCGGGACAGCACAAGTGGTATCATTTAGAGCTAAAAAACAGCTTGAAGATCATGCATGGTATGTTGCTTATGCTCCGGCTCAAGACCCAAAGGTTGCCGCTGCAATTATTGTTGAGCATGGAGGGCACGGCGGTGCTGTTGCTGCCCCGATCATTAAGAAAGTTATGGATGCATACAAGGAGTATTATATAGATGAGTAA